The DNA segment CGACGGTGATGCAGTTGCGGCGGAACCAGTCCGTGCCGCGCTCCATCGCCAGGTTGTTGACGGCGGTCGGCGAGCAGCGCGTGTCGATCGGGCCGCCCATCAGCGTCATCGAGCGCGGCGCGCAGGGGTCGGACTCCGCCTCCATCCGGGCGATCGCGGCGAGCACCGGCACCGAAGGCTGGCAGATCGCCATGACATGGGTATCCGGCCCCAGCGTCTGGAGCATGGCGATGACGTAGTCGATATAGTCGTCGAGGTCGAAGCCGCCCTCGGAGAGCGGCACCAGGCGGGCATCGACCCAGTCGGTGATGTAGACCTCGTGGCCGGGCAGGAACGCCTCGACCGTTCCGCGCAGCAGCGTGCTGTAATGGCCCGACATCGGGGCGACCATCAGCACCTTCGGCTGCGGCTTGCGGCGGCGGCCGGTCTGGCGGTCGAAATAGACCAGCTTGCAGAAGGGCCGTTCCCAGACGACCCGCTCCTCGACGGCGACCTTGACGCCGTTGATCGTGGTCTCGCCGAGGCCGAAGGCCGGCTTGCCGTAGCGGCGCGTGACGCGCTCGAACAGCTCGCAATTGGCGACCACGGTGCGGCCGAACGGCGTATAGGTCAAAGGATTGGCCGGATTCCTGAAGGCCAGATGCATCGCATCCGAAACCCCGCGGACCGGGCTCACCATCATGTGAACCGCTTCATAGGCATGATAGGCAAACGACATGATGGCCCCGTGCATGCGATCCAGATCCTTGCGGGCGCAGCATGCGATGATGCGCCGCACCATCGTACCTTACGTCGAATTTGTTCTCATTCAAGCCGGCTAAGGCTAAGATTTTCTTACGATGTGGACGAAGCTGAAAAAAACCTGCCCCGGCCCCGCGCGGAAGGCCCCCGGGCCGTGACGTTTCCGGAACTCGCCGCCCCCGCCCCGGCGCGCCTGGGCCGCCATCTGCGCCTCGACACGCTGATCATGCTGCGCTGGCTCGCCATCGCCGGGCAGAGCCTGGCCGTCGCCGGCGTGCATTTCGGCCTCGGCTTTCCGCTGCCCTTCGGCTGGTGCTTCAGCGTCATCGCGGTCTCCGCCTGGCTCAACATCGCGCTGCGCATCCGTTTTCCCCTGAGCCACCGGCTGAGCGACAGGGCCGCGACCGCGCTGCTCGGCTTCGACATCGCCCAGCTCGCGGCCCTGCTGTTCATGACCGGGGGCCTGCAGAACCCGTTCGCGATCCTGTTCCTCGCGCCGGTGATGATCTCGGCGACCGCGCTGCCGCCGCAGCGCACGCTGCTGCTCGGCCTGATGGCGATCGGGCTTGCGACCCTGCTCAGCGCCTACCACCTGCCGCTGCCCTGGGCGGGCGGGGACCGGCCGGTGCTGCCAGCCTTCTACCAGCTCGGCAACTGGGCGGCGCTGGTGCTCGGCCTTTCCTTCACCGGCATCTATGCATGGCGTGTCGCCAAGGAGGCGCGCGACCTTTCCGACGCGCTTGCCGCGACCGAGCTCGTGCTGGCGCGCGAGCAGCACCTCTCGCAGCTCGACGGGCTCGCCGCCGCCGCGGCGCATGAGCTCGGCACGCCGCTCGGCACCATCGCGCTCGTCGCCCGCGAACTGACCCGCCTCGCCCCGCCCGAGGGCGAGATGGCCGAGGACATCGCGCTCTTGCGCGAGCAGGTCGAGCGCTGCCGCGGCATCCTCGGCAAGCTGTCGAGCCTGCAGGACGAGGATGGCGGCCCGCTCGGCCGGCTCTCGCTTCGCCTGCTGATCGAGGAGGCGGCCGGGCCGCAGCGGCCCTTCGGCACGCCCTTCGAGATCACCATGGCGGGCGAGAAGCCGGAGCCGGTCTGCCGGCGCAACCCCGGCATGATCTATGGTCTAGGCAACATCGTCGACAACGCGGTCGATTTCGCCCGCTCGACCGTGACGATCGCGGCGGAATGGAGTGGGAGCCGGGTCGTGCTGACGATCGCCGACGACGGGCCGGGCTTCCCGCCCGCCGTGCTGATGCGGGCGGGCGACCCCTATCTCTCGCGCGGCGCGGGCGAGGGCCGCGCCGGCGGCGGGCTGGGGCTCGGCCTGTTCATCGCCAAGACCCTGCTGGAACGCGGCGGTGCCGTGCTCGAGTTCTCGAACCGGCCGGCGAGCGGCGCCGCGATCAAGATCACATGGTCGCGCGCGGATTTCGAGGCCGATCTGCCGCATGACAGGGGTACCCAGGCGGAAATATCCGCCTTACATGAAGCTGATTGATGCGCGCGGGCAGAAGCGGCAAGGAGAATGCGATGCAGGATGCAGCGAGCGAGACCGACCGGACCGGCCCTGCCGCCGACATGTCCCTTCTCCTGGTCGACGACGACAAGCCGTTCCTGACCCGCCTTGCCCGCGCCATGGAAGGCCGCGGCTATGCCGTGCGCATCGCCGACAGCGTCGCGGCGGGGATCGCGGCGGTCGAGGAGGCGGCGCCGGCCTTCGCCGTGATCGACCTCAGGCTCGGCGACGGCAACGGCCTCGACGTCATCGCGCGGCTGAAGGAACGCCGGCCCGAGGCGCGCGGCGTGGTCCTGACCGGCTACGGCAACATCGCGACCGCCGTCAGCGCCGTGAAGCTCGGCGCCTTCGACTTCCTGGCCAAGCCCGCCGATGCCGACGAGATCCATGCCGCGCTCGCCGCCCAGCGCGACGCCCGGCCCCAGCCGCCGGAAAATCCGATGTCGGCCGACCGGGTGCGCTGGGAGCATATCCAGCGCGTCTACGAGCTGTGCAGCCGCAACGTCTCGGAGACGGCGCGCCGGCTCGGCATGCACCGGCGCACGCTGCAGCGCATCCTGGCCAAGCGCGCCCCGCGCTGACGACCTTCAGCCCCGGCCGTCCGGATCCTCGACCAGGGCGAGCCGGCCCGAGGCCAGCCGCGCCAGCGCGATCGTCAGCATCTTGCGCCGCGCCGGGCTCAAGGGATGGCGCGGGGGAGCGCGCATCAGCTCGCCGCCATAGGCGTCGGCGACGATCAGCCCGACATCCTCGGGCAGGATCTCGCGCGGGAATTCGGGCGCCACGGCGAAGAGGAAGCCGTCGCAATAGTCGCGGTAATCCGGCCATTTGCCGTCGATGCGATAATCGGCGAGGCCGGACTTGACCTCGACCACCCAGAGCTCGCCCGCGGGCGAGAGCGCGACGATGTCGCCGCGCCGGCCATTGGCGAAGGTCATCTCCCTGACGACGGCATAGCCCAGCTCGCGCAGATGGCGGGCGGCGCCCCGGCAGACCATGCGCGTGATATCGGGCCGCGCCGAGGGCGGATCGAGGACGGAATCCGGAAGGGACATGGACATATGTTCCCTCTTTGTTTCAGGGAAGGCAAGCCCGCGTTTCGGGCGGCGTTCAAGCCGGCATGCAGCCATCCGTGCCGGCGCCGCAGACCAGGGCGCAGATTCTTTCCCCGCCCGCGAGCGGAACGCGCCCCGACTGGAGCGCGGCCAGCGCCGCCGCGCCCGAGAGGTCGGCGGCGATGCCGCACTCGAACCAGAGCGCTTGCGCCGCTTCCTGCATCGCGGCGTCGGTGACCAGCACGATCTCGTCGACGTTGCGCGCGACCGTCTCGTAGATCGCCGGCTCGGTGCGGCGGCAGGACATGGTGGCGACGCGGCTGTCCAGCCGCTCGAGCGTGACGACGCGGCCGGCCTGAAGGCAGGCATGCAGCGTCGGCGAGCCGACCGGCTCGATGCCGATGATCCGCGCCTGGGGCCTGAGCGCCTTCACCGCGGTCGACAGGCCGGCGATCAGCCCGCCGCCGCCGATGGCGACGAGGACGATGTCGACATCCTGCATGTCGTCGAGGATGTCGAGGCCGAGCGTGCCCTGGCCGGCCACGACGGCCGGATCGCCGAAGGGGTGGGCATAGGTCGCGCCGGTCAAGTCCGCATGCGCGAGCGCCGCGGCGTTGGCCTCGTCCCAGACCGTGCCGACGATGTGGAGCTCAGCGCCCCAGTCGCGGAGCTTGGCGATCTTGTCGGGCGCCACGTTGGACGGCAGGAAGATCGTGGCGGTAACGCCGAGCACATGGGCCGAGCGGGCGATGGCGAGGCCGTGATTGCCGCCCGAGGCGGTGACGATGCCGCGCGCGAGCTCGCCCCGCGACAGGGTGAGCAGCCGGTTCATCGCGCCGCGCGCCTTGAAGGAGCCGGCGGCCTGCAGCGATTCGAGCTTCAGCGTGACCTGGCCGCCGAAATCCGGGCCGCGCGTCCTGGCATAGGCCAGCGTCGGCGTGCGGCGGATATAGGGCGCGATCCGCTCGCGGGCGGCCCGGATGTCGCCAAGGGTGATCACGAGCCCGCCTTGCGCGCGCCGAGGAAGGCCGCGTGCTTGCGGACGAGGCCGCCGGCCAGCGCCTCGGCGATCAGGGCCTGCGTGCCGGTGAGCCCGTAGATCGCGGCGAAGGAGCCGAAGCGCGGCCCCTGATCCTCGCCGAACATCACCTGATAGATCGCCTTCCACCACTCGCCCGAGACGCCCGGCCGCTCCGGCGTCGCGTTCCTGGCGGTGAGGTTCTGGTAGCGCGGGACGGCGCGGGCGACGTCCAGCGCCGCGTCCTGCACCATCTCGGGCGTCGCCTGCGCCGGCAGCGCGGCGATGGCGGCGGCGAGCTTGGTGAAGGCGTCGCGCTCGACCTCGTCGGCCGGACGATAGCTCTTGGCAGGCTTCACGAAGTCGCGGAAATAGGCGATCGCATAGCCGGTGAGCGCATCGAGCCGCGGGTGGGTTTCAGGCGAGATCCCCGGCGCATAGCGCTGGAGGAAGCCCCAGAGCACGGCCTTGTCCTCGGAATTCGCCACGGCGACGAGGTTCATCAGCAGGCCGAAGGTCACCTGCGTCCTCGCCGCGTTCTCGCCTTCGCCCGAGGCGATCACCTCCGGCGCCGGGGGATTGCCGGCATGGATGTGCCAGACCGGGTTGCCGAGGCGATTGCGCCAGTCCTGCTTCTCGTAGCCTGAGAGGAACTGGAGATATTCGTCGATCGCGCGCGGGATCACGTCGAAATGCAGCTTCTTGGCCTCGCGCGGGCGCTGGAACATGTAGAGCGCCAGGCTCTCCGGCGGGCCATAGGTCAGCCAGTCCTCGATGGTCAGGCCGTTGCCCTTCGATTTCGAGATCTTCTGGCCCTGCTCGTCGAGGAAGAGCTCGTAGTTGAAGCCTTCCGGCGGCGTGCCGCCGAGCGCACGCGCGATCTGCGAGGAGACCTTGACCGAATCGATCAGGTCCTTGCCGGCCATCTCGTAATCGACGCCGAGCGCGACCCAGCGCATCGCCCAGTCCGGCTTCCATTGCAGCTTGACGTGGCCGCCGGTGACCGGCGTGACGAAGCGCTCCTGCGTCTCCGGGTCGGTCCAGGCGATCGTACCGGCCTCGACATCGACCTCGTCGATCGGAACCTGCATGACGACGCGCGTCCTGGGATGGATCGGCAGGAAGGGCGAATAGGTCGCGGCCCGCTCCTCGCGCAGCGTCGGCAGCATGATCTTCATCACCGCGTCGTAGCGGGCGAGCATCTTCAGAAGCGTCGCGTCGAACTCGCCGGCGCGGTAGGCGTCGGTCGAGGACTTGAACTCGTAGTCGAAGCCGAAGCCGTCGAGGAAGGCGCGCAGGCGGGCGTTGTTGTGGCGGCCGAACGAGTCGTGCGTGCCGAAGGGGTCGGGCACCTCGGTCAGCGGCTTGCCGAGATTGGCGGCGAGCAGCGCCTTGTTGGGCACGTTGTCCGGCACCTTGCGCAGGCCGTCCATGTCGTCGGAGAAGGCGATGAGCCGCGTCGGGATCGTATTGCCGGTCAGCACGCGGAAGGCGTGGCGGACCATCGAGGTGCGTGCGACCTCGCCGAAGGTGCCGATATGCGGCAGGCCGGAAGGGCCGTAGCCGGTCTCGAAGACGACCGATTTCCTGCCCGATTTCTCGATGCGGGCCACGAGCTTGCGCGCCTCCTCGAACGGCCAGGCGGCCGAACGCTGGGCGGCGTCGACGAGGGCTGCGTCGAAGGCGGGCATGGGGGGCGGTGTCCTCTCCTGGGCGGGCCGGCGATATCGCTTATGCGAGAAGGGCTTTCGCAGATTGCGAAGGGCTGCGTCAATGCGCTCAATAAGGGCTGACCGGGAAGAAGCGCAGATAAAGGCGCGCATAGGTTCCCTCGTCCCAGAGACCCTGCAGCGCATAGTCGATGGCGCGTTTCAGGGCGGGATCGTCCTTGCGCGTGAGGAAGGCGACGCCTTCGCCGAAATAGCGGCTTTCCAGGTAAGGCCCGCCGGAGAAGGCGAATTCGCCGCCGCTGCCGGCGAGCGCCAGCGACAGGGCGACACCGTCGCCGAAGACGTATTCCGCCTCGCCGCTGCGCAGTGCCGCGATCGCCGCGGTGAGATCGGCGCTCTCGCGGCGCTGCACGAAGGGCATCAGCCGTTCGAGGAAAGCCTGGTGCGCCGTGCCGGAGACGACCGCGACGCGCCGGCCCTGCATTGTCGCGCCGTCGAGCGCCGGGCGGGCATTGCCGCGCGTGGTGACGAAGCGGGCGGGCGCCCGGAAATAGAGATGGCTCGCGGCGAAGCGCTCGCGCAGCGCCGGCGTCAGGTTCATCGCCGCGGCGATGACGTCGCCCCGGCCCTCGCTAAGCGCGGCGGGCAGGGTGTCGAAGCGGCGCGGCTGGATGGTGCAGCTCCAGAGGAGCTTCTCGCAGACGGCGCGCGCGAGCTCGACCGAGAAACCGGTCAGCGCCCCGTCCGGCCCGGCGAAATGGAAGGGCGGATAGTCGTCGTCGGCGAGGAAGCGCACGACACGCGGCGGGCCGGGCTCGGGCCGGTCGAGCCGGATGCGCGGGTCCCAGAGATTGGGGATGGCGACGCGCGGCTGGTCCTGCGCCAGGGCGGTCGCGGCGAGGAGGAACGAGACGGCGAGGGCGAGCGCGCGAAGCATCGGGCGCATCTGGCGCCGGATGGCGGCGGGGATCAAGCTCCCTGCCGTCAGCCCAGGCTCGCCGCCGTCGCCCGCGCGCCCCTGTCGAAGAGCGCGGCGAGATGCGCCGCGACCGGCCTGGTGAAGCGCTCCTCGCCGGGCAGGTCGCGCCCGAAGATCGCCTCGATGCCGGTGAGGTTCCGCATCAGCGCCTCGGCGTTGCGGCCGGCCGCCCCGGCGCGGCGCTGCAATTCCGCCGCCAGCGGATCGCGGACGTCTATGCTCGCGCCCTTTTCATCGATGCCGGTGACGTAGCGCATCCAGGCGGCGACGCCGAGCGCGAGATGGTCGATCGGGGCCCCTGCCTTCAGCCGGTCGCGGATCGTGCCGAGCAGGCGCTGCGGCAGCTTCTGCGAGCCGTCCATGGCGATCTGCCAGGTGCGGTGGCGGATCGCCGGGTTCTGGAAGCGGGCGAGCAGGGCCTTGGCGTAATCTGCCAGCGCGACACCCTGCGGGGCCGGCACGGTCGGGGCGATCTCGGCCCAGAGGCCGGCGAGGAAGCGGGCGAGGACGGCATCGCCGCTGGCCTCGGCAACCGTCTCGTGACCGGCGAGATAGCCGAGATAGGCAAGTGAGGAATGCGCCCCGTTCAGCATCCGAAGCTTCATGAACTCGAAGGGCGCGACCTCGCTGACCATCTGCGCGCCGACCTGATCCCATGCCGGGCGGCCGGCCGCGAAGACATCCTCGATCGCCCATTGCCGGAAGGGCTCGCCGATCACCGGGGCTGAATCGTCGAGGCCGATGAGCGTCGCGACCTCGGCGATGTCGGCCTCGGTCGTCGCCGGGACGATGCGGTCGACCATGGTCGCCGGGAAGGCGCCGTTGGCCTCGATCCAGGAGGACAGCCTGTCGTCGGAGAGCGCCGCGAAATCGCAGGCGAGGCCGCGCAGCACATGGCCGTTCGCGGGCAGGTTGTCGCAGCAGAGCGCGGTGAAGGGGCCAAGCCCCTCCTTGCGCCTGAGCCTGAGGCCGGCGACGAGGATGCCCACCGCCGAGCGCGGCGCGTCCGGCTTCTCGAGGTCGTGGCGGATGTCGGGATGGGCGGGATCGAGCCGGCCGGTCGCCGGATCGTGGCAATAGCCCTTCTCGGTGACGGTGAGCGAGACGATCCGGGTTTCCGGCGCGATCAGCCGCTTCAGCAAGGCGACCGGGTCCTCCGGGGCGACGAGAACGTCGAGCACCGCGCCGATGACGCGCAGGCCCGGTCCTTCGGGCGCGCGCTTCAGCAGGGTGTAGAGCCCGTCCTGGGGTTTGAGCCGGTCGCGCTGGTCGGGGCGCTTGAGGCTGGCGCCGAGGATGCCCCAGGCGTCGAAGCGCCGCTCCAGCGCGTCCTCGGTGTATTCGGCGAGATGGGCGCGGGCGAAGGCGCCGAGGCCGAGATGAACGATGCCGGGCGCGAGCCGCGCGCGGTCATAGGCCGGACGGCGGACGCTCTGCGGCAGCCTGGCGAGGGTCGAGGCGCAAAGGCGGGTCATAGCTTGTAGGCCTCCTTGGCGAGGCGATAGGCGAGGTCGTGCGCGACGTCCGCCGCCTCGTCCTCGTCGAGCCGGTGCTCGGCGACGAGCTTGGCGAGATAGGCGCAGTCGACGCGCCGGGCGAGATCGTGGCGGGCGGGGATCGAGAGATAGGCGCGGGTGTCGTCGTTGAAGCCGACAGTGTTGTAGAAGCCGGCCGTCTCGGTGGTGAGCTCGCGGAAGCGCAGCATCGCCTCGGGCGCATCGAGGAACCACCAGCCCGGCCCGAGCCTCAGCGCCGGGTAATGACCGGCGAGCGGGGCGAGCTCGCGCGAATAGGCGGTCTCGTCCAGGGTGAAGGCGATGACGGTGAGGTTGCGCTCATTGCCGAGGGCGTCGAGCAGCGGCTTCAGCGCCTCGACGTAACTGGTCCCGGTCGGTATGTCGGCGCCCATGTCGCGGCCGAAGGCGGCGAAGAGCGCGGGGTTGTGGTTGCGCCAGGAGCCGGGATGGATCTGCAGGACGAGCCCGTCGTCGAGGCTCATCTTCGCCATCTCGGTCAGCATCTGGCCGCGGAACAATTCGGCGTCCTTGGCCGAGACCTTGCCCTTGAGGATCCTGGCGTAGAGCTTCTCGGCTTCTGCATCCGAGAGGTTGGCGGTGCGCGCGGTCGGGTGGCCATGATCGGAGGAGGTGGCGCCGCGCGCCTTGAAATAGGCGCGCCGCTTCCGATGGGCGGAAAGATAGCCGGCCCAGGTCCCGATATCCTCGCCGGTCAGCGCGCCGAGCTGTTCGAGATTCTCGGCAAAGCCCTCGAACTCCGGATCGACCACGCCGTCGGGGCGATAGGCGGTGACGACCCTGCCGCCCCAGCCGGAATCGCGGATCATGTCGTGCCATTTGAGATCGTCGAGCGCGCCCTCGGTCGTGCTGATCGCCTTGATCCGGAAGCGCTCGAACAGGGCGCGGGGGCGCAATTCCGGCTCCTCGAGCTTGGCTGCGATCCGGTCGTAGATCCGGTCGGCGTTCTCGGCATTCAGCCGCTCGTTGACGCCGAATATGGTCGAGGCCGCGTGCTCGAACCACAGCCTGGTCGGCGTGCCGCGGAAGAGATGCCACCGGCTGGCGAAGAGCCGCCAGATCCTGCGCGGATCGGTCTCTACGGGAGCGCCGTCCTTGCGCGGAATGCCGAGCTCCTCGAGCCCGATCCCTTGCGAATAGAGCATGCGGAAGATGTAGTGGTCCGGCTTGACGAAGAGGGTGGCCGGATCGGGGAAGGGCTCGTTCTGCGCATACCAGCGCGGATCGGTGTGGCCGTGCGGAGAGATGATCGGCAGGTCGCGCACCCTGGCGAAGAGCCGCCGCGCGATGCCGCGCGTCACCGGATCGGCGGGGAAGAGGCGATCGTCGTTGAGCAGCATGGGCATCTCCATCGGTCGACGATCTCTAGAACCGCGCAGGGCAGGGGTCAATCATCTGGTATACTAGTGTGCAGGAGGTCGCTGCGTGCCGCCGTGGGACGGCGAGAGAGCGGGGGCTGGAACGGTCTCTTAACCCTGCCGGGCTAGGAGTTGGGCTCAGGTTAACGAAGCGTCGTGTTCGCCTAAGCCCATGCATAAACTGGATCGCCACCGCCGCGCGAACGCCGTCGCTTCCGAGGATCATCGCCTCGCCGCCCCGCCGGGCGAGCCGGCCGAGCTCTGGCCGACCTATGTCAGGCCCTCCCGCGCCGCAGAGGCGCAGCGCAGGCTTTCGCAGGCCGAAAGCGAGCTTGCTGCGGTTGCCAGCCGCGTCCGCTACTGGCGCACGCCGGATCATCTGATCCGGCAGGTCTGGGGAACGCCCGCTGCCGTTCCGACGGTCGAGGAGCCGGTCCCCGCCGAGGCGCCGCTCGACGATGCCGAGGCCTGCGGCGAGATGGCCTGCGAAGCGCCGGCGGAGGTTTTCGCCGCCCCGGAACAGGTGGCGGCGACCGCGCTCGATTTCATCTCCGATCACGCCTTCTGGGAATGCGTGCCCGCGGCCGAGCGCGACGATTCCGGGTTCGAGATCGGCACCGCCGCGCCGCCGGTGGCGGCCACCTTCGCCATTTTCGAAGAGCCGGCGCCCGCCTTGCCCGAAGCGAGCTTGCCCGAGGCCGCGTCGCCTGCGGTTTCGGCCGCGGTCGCGCCGCCCGCCTGGCCGGGGCCCGGCTGGGGGCAGGGCTATCGGGTGAGCGTCCGGATCGCGGCGCCGGCCTGGCGCGAGCCGGTGGCCGAAACGTGCCCGGTCGAGGACGAGCCGCCCGTTCCGGACGAGCCGGTGGCGACGGTCAAGCAGGGCGTGCCGCTGGCGCGCAGCACGCGGCCTCCGGTCGTGCCTGAGCCCGTCATGGCCGAGCCCGAGCCCGTCCCGGCGGAGCCCGCCCCCTTCAGGGCCGCGCCCCGCCTCGTCACGCTGCCCGTGGCGCAGGACCCCGGCTTCCAGTTGCCGCCGATCGAATTCCTGGCCGAGCCGCCCCAAGCGCAGGGCGAGGCGATGCCGGTCGAGACCCTGCAGCAGAATGCCGGCCTGCTCGAAGGCGTGCTCGAGGACTTCAATATCAGGGGCGAGATCGTCCAGGCCTGCCCCGGCCCTGTTGTGACGCTTTACGAGCTGGAGCCTGCGCCTGGGACGAAGAGTTCGCGTGTGATCTCGTTGGCGGACGACATCGCGCGGTCGATGAGCGCGGTCTCGGCGCGGGTGGCTGTGGTTCAGGGCAAGAACGCCATCGGCATCGAACTGCCCAACGCACGGCGCGAGACCGTCTTCCTGCGCGAGCTCCTCGCCAGCCAGGACTTCGAGACCACCCGCCACAAGCTTGCGCTCTGCCTCGGCAAGACCATCGGCGGCGAGCCCGTCATCGCAGACCTCGCCCGCATGCCCCACCTCCTCGTCGCCGGCACCACCGGTTCGGGCAAGTCCGTCGCCATCAACACCATGATCCTGTCGATCCTCTACCGGCTCAAGCCCGAGGAATGCCGCCTGATCATGGTCGACCCCAAGATGCTCGAACTCTCCGTCTATGACGGCATCCCGCATCTGCTCACCCCCGTCGTCACCGATCCCAAGAAGGCCGTCGTCGCCCTCAAATGGGCCGTGCGCGAGATGGAGGAGCGCTACAAGAAGATGTCGAAGCTCTCGGTGCGCAACATCGACGGCTTCAATGCCCGCGTCCAGGAGGCGAAAGCCGCCGGAGAGGTCATCACCCGCACCGTCCAGACCGGCTTCGACAGGCACTCGGGCGAGGCGATCTACGAAGACGAGGTCATGGACCTCGAGCCTCTGCCCTATATCGTCGTCATCGTCGACGAGATGGCCGACCTGATGATGGTCGCCGGCAAGGA comes from the Bosea sp. (in: a-proteobacteria) genome and includes:
- a CDS encoding polyhydroxyalkanoate depolymerase codes for the protein MSFAYHAYEAVHMMVSPVRGVSDAMHLAFRNPANPLTYTPFGRTVVANCELFERVTRRYGKPAFGLGETTINGVKVAVEERVVWERPFCKLVYFDRQTGRRRKPQPKVLMVAPMSGHYSTLLRGTVEAFLPGHEVYITDWVDARLVPLSEGGFDLDDYIDYVIAMLQTLGPDTHVMAICQPSVPVLAAIARMEAESDPCAPRSMTLMGGPIDTRCSPTAVNNLAMERGTDWFRRNCITVVPFPHMGAFRQVYPGFMQLSGFMAMNIDRHVTAHYEMYKNLVSGDGDSAEKHREFYDEYLAVMDLTAEFYLQTVDTVFVKHALPKGEMMHRDRPVDLAAVRRVALMTVEGEMDDISGVGQTRAAHDLCVNIPNDKRVHYLQPKVGHYGVFNGSRFRSEIQPRISDFMVSLDMEAAAQRRDGSAREQRKALRIAG
- a CDS encoding ActS/PrrB/RegB family redox-sensitive histidine kinase, which translates into the protein MTFPELAAPAPARLGRHLRLDTLIMLRWLAIAGQSLAVAGVHFGLGFPLPFGWCFSVIAVSAWLNIALRIRFPLSHRLSDRAATALLGFDIAQLAALLFMTGGLQNPFAILFLAPVMISATALPPQRTLLLGLMAIGLATLLSAYHLPLPWAGGDRPVLPAFYQLGNWAALVLGLSFTGIYAWRVAKEARDLSDALAATELVLAREQHLSQLDGLAAAAAHELGTPLGTIALVARELTRLAPPEGEMAEDIALLREQVERCRGILGKLSSLQDEDGGPLGRLSLRLLIEEAAGPQRPFGTPFEITMAGEKPEPVCRRNPGMIYGLGNIVDNAVDFARSTVTIAAEWSGSRVVLTIADDGPGFPPAVLMRAGDPYLSRGAGEGRAGGGLGLGLFIAKTLLERGGAVLEFSNRPASGAAIKITWSRADFEADLPHDRGTQAEISALHEAD
- a CDS encoding ActR/PrrA/RegA family redox response regulator transcription factor, coding for MQDAASETDRTGPAADMSLLLVDDDKPFLTRLARAMEGRGYAVRIADSVAAGIAAVEEAAPAFAVIDLRLGDGNGLDVIARLKERRPEARGVVLTGYGNIATAVSAVKLGAFDFLAKPADADEIHAALAAQRDARPQPPENPMSADRVRWEHIQRVYELCSRNVSETARRLGMHRRTLQRILAKRAPR
- a CDS encoding MmcB family DNA repair protein — protein: MSMSLPDSVLDPPSARPDITRMVCRGAARHLRELGYAVVREMTFANGRRGDIVALSPAGELWVVEVKSGLADYRIDGKWPDYRDYCDGFLFAVAPEFPREILPEDVGLIVADAYGGELMRAPPRHPLSPARRKMLTIALARLASGRLALVEDPDGRG
- a CDS encoding threonine/serine dehydratase, with translation MITLGDIRAARERIAPYIRRTPTLAYARTRGPDFGGQVTLKLESLQAAGSFKARGAMNRLLTLSRGELARGIVTASGGNHGLAIARSAHVLGVTATIFLPSNVAPDKIAKLRDWGAELHIVGTVWDEANAAALAHADLTGATYAHPFGDPAVVAGQGTLGLDILDDMQDVDIVLVAIGGGGLIAGLSTAVKALRPQARIIGIEPVGSPTLHACLQAGRVVTLERLDSRVATMSCRRTEPAIYETVARNVDEIVLVTDAAMQEAAQALWFECGIAADLSGAAALAALQSGRVPLAGGERICALVCGAGTDGCMPA
- a CDS encoding lysine--tRNA ligase, whose translation is MPAFDAALVDAAQRSAAWPFEEARKLVARIEKSGRKSVVFETGYGPSGLPHIGTFGEVARTSMVRHAFRVLTGNTIPTRLIAFSDDMDGLRKVPDNVPNKALLAANLGKPLTEVPDPFGTHDSFGRHNNARLRAFLDGFGFDYEFKSSTDAYRAGEFDATLLKMLARYDAVMKIMLPTLREERAATYSPFLPIHPRTRVVMQVPIDEVDVEAGTIAWTDPETQERFVTPVTGGHVKLQWKPDWAMRWVALGVDYEMAGKDLIDSVKVSSQIARALGGTPPEGFNYELFLDEQGQKISKSKGNGLTIEDWLTYGPPESLALYMFQRPREAKKLHFDVIPRAIDEYLQFLSGYEKQDWRNRLGNPVWHIHAGNPPAPEVIASGEGENAARTQVTFGLLMNLVAVANSEDKAVLWGFLQRYAPGISPETHPRLDALTGYAIAYFRDFVKPAKSYRPADEVERDAFTKLAAAIAALPAQATPEMVQDAALDVARAVPRYQNLTARNATPERPGVSGEWWKAIYQVMFGEDQGPRFGSFAAIYGLTGTQALIAEALAGGLVRKHAAFLGARKAGS
- a CDS encoding transporter substrate-binding domain-containing protein; translation: MLRALALAVSFLLAATALAQDQPRVAIPNLWDPRIRLDRPEPGPPRVVRFLADDDYPPFHFAGPDGALTGFSVELARAVCEKLLWSCTIQPRRFDTLPAALSEGRGDVIAAAMNLTPALRERFAASHLYFRAPARFVTTRGNARPALDGATMQGRRVAVVSGTAHQAFLERLMPFVQRRESADLTAAIAALRSGEAEYVFGDGVALSLALAGSGGEFAFSGGPYLESRYFGEGVAFLTRKDDPALKRAIDYALQGLWDEGTYARLYLRFFPVSPY
- a CDS encoding mannitol dehydrogenase family protein, which codes for MTRLCASTLARLPQSVRRPAYDRARLAPGIVHLGLGAFARAHLAEYTEDALERRFDAWGILGASLKRPDQRDRLKPQDGLYTLLKRAPEGPGLRVIGAVLDVLVAPEDPVALLKRLIAPETRIVSLTVTEKGYCHDPATGRLDPAHPDIRHDLEKPDAPRSAVGILVAGLRLRRKEGLGPFTALCCDNLPANGHVLRGLACDFAALSDDRLSSWIEANGAFPATMVDRIVPATTEADIAEVATLIGLDDSAPVIGEPFRQWAIEDVFAAGRPAWDQVGAQMVSEVAPFEFMKLRMLNGAHSSLAYLGYLAGHETVAEASGDAVLARFLAGLWAEIAPTVPAPQGVALADYAKALLARFQNPAIRHRTWQIAMDGSQKLPQRLLGTIRDRLKAGAPIDHLALGVAAWMRYVTGIDEKGASIDVRDPLAAELQRRAGAAGRNAEALMRNLTGIEAIFGRDLPGEERFTRPVAAHLAALFDRGARATAASLG
- the uxaC gene encoding glucuronate isomerase — protein: MLLNDDRLFPADPVTRGIARRLFARVRDLPIISPHGHTDPRWYAQNEPFPDPATLFVKPDHYIFRMLYSQGIGLEELGIPRKDGAPVETDPRRIWRLFASRWHLFRGTPTRLWFEHAASTIFGVNERLNAENADRIYDRIAAKLEEPELRPRALFERFRIKAISTTEGALDDLKWHDMIRDSGWGGRVVTAYRPDGVVDPEFEGFAENLEQLGALTGEDIGTWAGYLSAHRKRRAYFKARGATSSDHGHPTARTANLSDAEAEKLYARILKGKVSAKDAELFRGQMLTEMAKMSLDDGLVLQIHPGSWRNHNPALFAAFGRDMGADIPTGTSYVEALKPLLDALGNERNLTVIAFTLDETAYSRELAPLAGHYPALRLGPGWWFLDAPEAMLRFRELTTETAGFYNTVGFNDDTRAYLSIPARHDLARRVDCAYLAKLVAEHRLDEDEAADVAHDLAYRLAKEAYKL